Proteins encoded within one genomic window of uncultured Desulfobacter sp.:
- a CDS encoding ABC transporter ATP-binding protein: MATNDVCFSVDHNGLTSIIGPNGAGKTTFINLVTGKIGASSGKILFKEKDITNTPTHELVRLGICRTFQINSLFENLSVFENLRIARQAKVGGSFRIFSLKQKLKPVIKDTWAMLERLGLEKMADLPAKNLAYGDQRVLEVAIAMAGDPKILFLDEPTAGMSPSETHHIADLIKDLANDISVVLVEHDMDMVMRISDRITVLQDGCIISEGTPQEIRNNQQVREAYLGKAA, encoded by the coding sequence ATGGCAACCAACGATGTTTGTTTCAGTGTTGACCACAATGGATTAACCTCGATTATCGGCCCCAATGGTGCCGGAAAGACCACTTTTATCAATCTTGTTACCGGCAAAATCGGGGCCAGTTCCGGAAAAATCTTGTTCAAGGAAAAAGACATTACCAACACGCCCACCCATGAGCTGGTAAGGCTGGGGATTTGCCGGACCTTTCAGATCAACAGCCTGTTTGAAAATTTAAGTGTATTTGAAAACTTGAGAATTGCCAGACAGGCCAAAGTCGGGGGATCATTTCGCATATTTTCCCTAAAGCAAAAATTAAAACCGGTCATTAAAGATACATGGGCCATGCTGGAACGCCTGGGGTTGGAAAAAATGGCCGACCTGCCGGCCAAAAACCTGGCCTATGGTGATCAGCGGGTGCTTGAGGTCGCCATTGCCATGGCCGGAGACCCCAAAATTCTGTTTCTGGATGAACCCACGGCCGGCATGTCACCTTCGGAAACCCATCATATTGCAGACTTGATCAAAGATCTGGCCAATGATATCAGCGTTGTCCTTGTGGAGCACGATATGGATATGGTCATGCGGATTTCAGACCGGATCACGGTCCTCCAGGACGGCTGCATCATTTCAGAAGGTACGCCCCAGGAGATTCGCAACAATCAGCAAGTCAGAGAGGCATATCTTGGAAAAGCGGCATAA
- a CDS encoding PEP-CTERM sorting domain-containing protein (PEP-CTERM proteins occur, often in large numbers, in the proteomes of bacteria that also encode an exosortase, a predicted intramembrane cysteine proteinase. The presence of a PEP-CTERM domain at a protein's C-terminus predicts cleavage within the sorting domain, followed by covalent anchoring to some some component of the (usually Gram-negative) cell surface. Many PEP-CTERM proteins exhibit an unusual sequence composition that includes large numbers of potential glycosylation sites. Expression of one such protein has been shown restore the ability of a bacterium to form floc, a type of biofilm.) — protein sequence MNRFFTILFSLAVFFSSQTALAFTIDFDDIPAGNTVSDIGGVTFSSNIGLDLSVFTGLPTTSESNYLGVADDGDGYFLGYYGDEIYLDFVAEVTSISVTFIGTPNDDAEYSIVTDQGSSSKTTKDYSISDYDDVYTVIFTSAISFDSATLTASGDLTSYHIDDIVITYADSTQVPEPSSAILFLLGLIGLSRLRLTNGPNP from the coding sequence ATGAACAGATTTTTTACGATACTCTTCAGTCTTGCGGTTTTTTTCTCATCACAAACTGCTTTGGCGTTCACCATTGATTTTGACGATATACCTGCCGGAAATACGGTGTCAGACATCGGCGGAGTCACCTTCAGTTCAAACATCGGCCTGGATTTGAGTGTATTTACCGGCCTTCCAACTACTTCAGAGTCAAATTACCTGGGAGTGGCTGACGATGGTGATGGATACTTTCTGGGCTACTATGGAGATGAGATATACCTGGATTTTGTCGCCGAAGTTACCAGTATTTCCGTTACCTTTATCGGAACTCCTAATGATGATGCCGAATATTCCATTGTCACCGACCAAGGCAGTTCCTCAAAAACCACAAAAGACTACTCAATATCAGATTACGACGATGTGTATACAGTGATTTTTACTTCAGCGATTTCGTTTGACTCTGCAACCCTCACGGCCTCGGGAGATCTTACATCATATCATATCGATGATATTGTCATCACATATGCTGATTCCACCCAAGTGCCGGAACCGTCTTCTGCGATCCTGTTTTTGCTTGGTTTGATCGGATTATCCCGCCTTCGTTTAACCAACGGCCCTAATCCATGA
- a CDS encoding AAA family ATPase → MTDAAEIVLNEKWCNDLDNKNIPPSHEPDSRDGRIYHMTPELKTAIKVALITCRPLLLLGLPGVGKSSLAAYIARNLGWRYYEHVVTARTEAKDLLYTYDAVRRLAEAQVTINDAPADRQARLNPGLFIEPGVFWWAINRQSALRRGMNADQDPSAPQEPNAELNQKRPCDKAVILIDEIDKADPDVPNNLLVALGSHVFEVSETGQTVRSEASAIDKNGLARLLIVITTNQERDLPRAFLRRCIIHELVLPDGEDDFVNHLTKIAELHREQDRIDHSDEEKKIAEAVAKKLFEWRQEAKVKQLRPPGTAEYLDAVRACRILKINPDDQDQTWKIVAEMTLKKRTDSP, encoded by the coding sequence ATGACTGATGCAGCAGAAATAGTCTTAAACGAAAAATGGTGCAACGATCTGGACAACAAGAACATTCCCCCATCACATGAGCCTGACAGCCGCGATGGTCGCATATACCACATGACGCCCGAACTTAAGACAGCCATCAAGGTCGCATTGATTACCTGCCGGCCGCTTCTTCTTCTCGGACTTCCCGGTGTCGGCAAATCTTCCCTTGCCGCCTATATCGCCAGAAACCTGGGATGGCGGTACTATGAGCATGTGGTCACGGCGAGAACCGAGGCCAAAGATTTGCTTTACACATACGATGCCGTACGACGGCTGGCGGAAGCGCAGGTGACCATCAACGACGCGCCCGCCGACAGACAGGCGCGACTTAATCCCGGCCTGTTCATTGAGCCTGGTGTGTTCTGGTGGGCCATCAACCGCCAATCCGCATTACGCAGAGGAATGAATGCTGATCAGGACCCGTCAGCTCCCCAGGAACCGAACGCTGAACTGAACCAGAAACGCCCCTGCGACAAGGCGGTCATTCTGATCGACGAAATTGACAAGGCCGATCCGGATGTACCAAACAACTTGCTGGTGGCTCTGGGTTCCCATGTATTCGAGGTTTCAGAAACCGGCCAAACAGTACGTTCAGAAGCAAGCGCAATTGATAAAAACGGCCTGGCACGGCTCCTCATCGTTATCACCACCAATCAGGAACGGGATTTACCCAGAGCCTTTCTGCGTCGGTGCATCATTCACGAGCTCGTGCTGCCGGATGGCGAAGATGATTTTGTCAATCACCTGACGAAGATCGCCGAACTGCATAGAGAACAAGACCGCATTGACCACTCTGATGAGGAGAAAAAAATCGCAGAGGCGGTGGCAAAAAAACTCTTTGAATGGAGACAAGAGGCGAAAGTTAAACAGCTCCGTCCGCCGGGCACTGCAGAATACTTAGATGCAGTTCGAGCATGTCGGATTCTCAAAATAAATCCCGACGACCAAGATCAGACATGGAAGATAGTGGCCGAAATGACGCTGAAAAAAAGGACCGATTCGCCATGA
- a CDS encoding toll/interleukin-1 receptor domain-containing protein — protein sequence MTSTAEIFLSHSLNKHFAKLLGLKTREKLPANVEPFVDSLDLQTGKLWRPEIFRRLHTCSGGVIILTPESAKSHWVQFEGSILLWRHALEQKFKFLRLDVTPDGKKVTKEDLVHFEPGQLRAIQEHDPIQLNLPTREMSKDEVNRNYQDAANALSKIISLYFEDIDVVCRPKYLQQWFEMIHSRIKKAIDTPTFLDDALQTLRMPPSNQHTAQEQPIADLATQTAVLEMPPEKKLEAIADGFISAPPRNAFNAFQHISQCIDSVATKKELLKYVGLTQVTANTAIRVKEACNHPNPPQRTVFILSVMSPSGALIKDMVERYFLRAHGVTEKIEILPLNGVMGDGGETELAAIVDKTVREYDPLADTIEDLLESDRRYIFVCCQEGQQPDVFDLDSAREFATAIHHTPWKELPLFMIGLRSNDIIPTCNPENGVCAAMDVCLKEEKQLTRSYLNFRKEFE from the coding sequence ATGACATCTACGGCAGAGATCTTCTTAAGTCACAGTCTGAACAAGCACTTTGCCAAGCTTCTCGGGCTTAAGACAAGAGAGAAACTGCCTGCAAACGTTGAACCCTTCGTGGATTCGCTGGATTTGCAGACAGGGAAGTTATGGCGCCCTGAAATCTTTCGCAGACTTCACACCTGTTCCGGGGGAGTAATTATATTGACACCCGAATCAGCGAAAAGCCATTGGGTGCAGTTCGAGGGCAGTATCCTGTTGTGGCGGCATGCATTGGAGCAAAAGTTCAAGTTTCTGCGCCTTGATGTGACTCCGGATGGAAAAAAGGTTACAAAGGAAGATCTTGTACATTTTGAGCCGGGTCAGCTCAGAGCGATTCAAGAACACGATCCAATACAGCTCAACCTGCCGACTCGGGAGATGAGCAAAGACGAGGTAAACCGCAACTATCAAGACGCTGCGAATGCGTTATCCAAGATCATTTCCCTCTACTTTGAGGATATTGATGTCGTCTGTCGCCCAAAATATCTCCAACAATGGTTTGAGATGATCCATAGCCGGATTAAAAAGGCCATTGACACCCCCACGTTTCTTGACGACGCGCTACAGACCCTTAGAATGCCTCCTTCAAATCAGCATACCGCACAAGAGCAACCAATAGCTGATTTGGCAACTCAAACAGCCGTCCTTGAAATGCCCCCTGAAAAAAAACTTGAAGCCATTGCCGATGGTTTCATATCCGCCCCTCCACGTAATGCGTTCAATGCATTCCAGCATATCTCGCAGTGCATCGACTCCGTGGCAACCAAGAAAGAACTTCTCAAGTACGTCGGGCTTACCCAGGTAACAGCCAATACCGCCATTCGCGTCAAAGAAGCATGCAACCACCCTAATCCGCCGCAGCGTACAGTGTTCATCCTCAGCGTGATGTCACCCAGCGGCGCTTTGATCAAAGACATGGTGGAGCGTTACTTCCTTCGTGCCCACGGGGTGACGGAAAAAATAGAAATCCTTCCGTTGAACGGGGTCATGGGAGATGGCGGGGAAACAGAACTGGCGGCGATTGTTGATAAAACCGTCAGAGAGTACGACCCGCTCGCCGATACCATCGAGGATCTTTTGGAGTCTGATCGCAGGTATATTTTTGTATGCTGCCAAGAAGGCCAACAACCAGATGTCTTTGATTTGGATAGTGCAAGAGAGTTTGCGACAGCAATTCACCATACCCCATGGAAGGAACTTCCGCTTTTTATGATAGGCTTGAGATCCAATGATATCATTCCCACGTGCAATCCCGAAAACGGTGTATGCGCGGCCATGGATGTCTGTTTAAAAGAGGAAAAACAGCTGACACGAAGTTACTTGAACTTCCGCAAAGAGTTTGAGTAA
- a CDS encoding DUF4231 domain-containing protein → MSNANNVKNINQSHAHNNTWGEYRVWAATARRIKTTLQSCRRVVLYLTLFSAAVGAFAEQYPKIAGQLKPWLGGHIIADWVQPVLGCIAGLAIAIAGIIMQRLASRRNQEEQVRARSTAEALKSQTYLYVTGTPPYDADDPQTRLYDETDQLVQQVEKEIISEVLSDEKRLKRRPEYPMPVETYIKQRVENQIQWYRRSTTEHGKKVKQAQYWSIVFAIAGFILSGLSGLSGISPQWGWLGLMPGWIPVIGAFSAAMASHFYAERHEYLQLSYRATGRRLTRLLERFTNREDSTSRRTFITNCENTISIENQSWMAELLEDKDMPATDTDPNA, encoded by the coding sequence ATGTCAAATGCAAACAACGTAAAAAATATTAATCAAAGTCATGCACACAACAATACCTGGGGTGAGTACCGCGTATGGGCTGCAACGGCCCGAAGGATTAAGACCACGTTACAAAGCTGCCGCAGAGTTGTTCTGTATCTCACACTCTTTAGTGCGGCCGTCGGCGCATTTGCCGAACAGTACCCGAAGATTGCCGGACAACTGAAGCCCTGGCTTGGGGGCCATATAATTGCAGATTGGGTGCAGCCCGTGCTCGGATGTATAGCGGGATTAGCCATTGCGATTGCGGGAATTATCATGCAGCGACTTGCTTCCCGCCGGAACCAAGAGGAGCAAGTACGGGCACGCTCAACCGCTGAGGCCTTGAAGTCACAGACGTATCTATACGTAACAGGCACGCCGCCTTATGATGCGGATGATCCACAGACGCGACTATACGACGAAACGGACCAGCTTGTTCAACAGGTCGAGAAGGAAATCATTAGCGAAGTCTTGTCGGACGAAAAGAGGCTGAAGCGCCGTCCGGAGTACCCAATGCCTGTCGAAACGTACATCAAGCAGCGCGTTGAAAATCAAATTCAATGGTATCGACGCAGTACTACTGAACATGGAAAAAAGGTCAAACAAGCACAGTACTGGTCCATTGTGTTTGCGATCGCCGGCTTTATCCTGAGCGGTCTTTCGGGTCTCTCCGGGATCAGTCCCCAGTGGGGGTGGCTTGGTCTCATGCCGGGATGGATTCCTGTCATTGGCGCATTCAGCGCGGCGATGGCCTCGCACTTCTATGCCGAACGACACGAATATTTGCAGCTAAGTTACCGAGCGACGGGACGCCGATTGACACGCCTGCTTGAACGCTTTACAAATCGTGAAGATTCAACTTCGAGGCGAACATTTATTACTAATTGTGAAAACACCATCTCCATAGAGAATCAAAGTTGGATGGCCGAGCTTCTTGAAGATAAAGATATGCCGGCGACCGATACCGATCCAAATGCTTGA
- a CDS encoding branched-chain amino acid ABC transporter permease: MSGTLSIIVDLTLNSLVLGGVFLIVAIGLNIIYGLSRIMNMAHGALYAVGAYTGFTLVAAGVNFFAALLIAPLIVGGIGLIIERTIIAPMRKRSMVYTLILTYGLMFFLDGSIKYIWGNEPRFIELPQFMQGTLPILGTDYPIFRLVTLLLIILIMGTLMLFLNKTKIGIILRASSTIPEMVSCLGVNMHYVHIGAFLLGCVMAALAGIIAGPLTTIDPLMGGEMLISSFVVIVIGGLGSLRGAVIAALLIGAVQTLAEFFITDLAMVIVYILMAVILAFMPRGLLGEGKFE, encoded by the coding sequence ATGAGCGGGACACTGAGCATTATAGTCGATCTTACATTGAACAGCCTTGTTCTTGGCGGCGTGTTTCTCATAGTAGCCATCGGTTTGAACATTATTTACGGGCTGAGCCGCATAATGAATATGGCCCACGGTGCTTTGTACGCCGTGGGCGCCTACACAGGTTTCACACTTGTGGCAGCAGGGGTGAACTTTTTCGCCGCACTGTTAATCGCCCCCCTCATCGTAGGGGGCATCGGGCTGATCATCGAACGGACCATCATTGCGCCCATGCGAAAAAGATCCATGGTATACACCTTGATCCTGACCTATGGACTGATGTTTTTTCTTGACGGCTCGATCAAATACATCTGGGGGAACGAGCCGCGTTTCATCGAGCTGCCTCAATTCATGCAGGGGACCCTGCCCATACTCGGTACGGACTACCCGATTTTCAGACTGGTGACGCTGCTGCTGATTATACTCATCATGGGCACTTTAATGTTGTTTTTAAACAAGACAAAAATCGGCATCATCCTCAGGGCATCAAGCACAATCCCCGAAATGGTCTCTTGCCTGGGCGTGAACATGCACTATGTGCATATCGGTGCATTTCTTCTTGGATGCGTCATGGCCGCACTGGCAGGAATTATTGCAGGTCCGTTGACCACCATTGATCCGCTGATGGGCGGTGAAATGCTGATCAGTTCTTTTGTGGTTATTGTTATCGGCGGCCTTGGAAGCCTTCGCGGCGCAGTCATTGCTGCGCTGCTGATCGGCGCCGTCCAGACGCTGGCTGAATTTTTTATCACGGACCTGGCAATGGTAATCGTTTACATCCTTATGGCGGTGATTCTTGCCTTCATGCCCCGGGGTCTCCTTGGAGAGGGAAAATTTGAATAA
- a CDS encoding branched-chain amino acid ABC transporter permease produces MERTTTIPGIRSGFHPLKIVFIVILISSLAAFPFVSGNRFYISLITEMMIFGLLAMSLDVLLGYTGLLSFMHNAYLGISAYAVGLFLIHVSPESFWLACLAGIALTCVVAVPVGWVQVRTGGLTFALLTLAFGMMFHTIVWKWYDVTGGDDGLMGMPNPDISLFGITIGNSGDPIVIYMFTLVIVALCFFLTRRIINSPFGAVLEAIRENESRAAFIGINVRKYKLLGWLLACLLAGIAGALFILYKGYIGPSTMSVFAGAGVLMMVLLGGMGSLWGPLAGAAIFIYIQDYISTMTEHWEIYLGLVVIFLVLFLPTGFAGLTDHLRQMRKE; encoded by the coding sequence ATGGAGCGTACAACAACCATACCCGGCATCAGATCAGGGTTTCATCCCTTAAAGATAGTTTTTATTGTTATCCTTATTTCCAGCCTGGCCGCGTTTCCGTTTGTCTCCGGCAACCGGTTTTACATCAGCCTGATCACTGAAATGATGATATTCGGGCTGCTGGCCATGAGCCTGGATGTGCTTTTAGGCTATACCGGCTTATTGTCGTTCATGCACAACGCCTATCTCGGCATCAGCGCCTATGCGGTGGGACTGTTCTTAATCCATGTATCTCCGGAATCCTTCTGGCTTGCCTGCCTGGCCGGCATTGCCCTTACCTGTGTCGTGGCAGTACCCGTGGGCTGGGTCCAGGTCAGGACCGGGGGGCTGACCTTTGCCTTGCTGACCCTGGCATTCGGCATGATGTTTCATACAATTGTATGGAAATGGTATGATGTGACTGGCGGGGATGACGGATTAATGGGGATGCCCAATCCGGATATCAGCCTGTTCGGCATCACCATCGGAAATTCCGGGGATCCAATAGTGATTTACATGTTCACACTGGTCATTGTCGCCTTGTGTTTTTTCCTCACCCGGAGAATCATCAATTCACCTTTTGGCGCGGTGCTTGAAGCCATTCGCGAAAATGAGAGCCGGGCCGCCTTTATCGGTATCAATGTCAGAAAATACAAACTGCTGGGCTGGTTGCTGGCCTGCCTGCTCGCCGGTATCGCAGGCGCCTTATTTATCCTGTATAAAGGCTATATCGGCCCGTCCACCATGAGCGTCTTTGCCGGGGCCGGTGTGCTTATGATGGTGCTTTTAGGCGGCATGGGATCACTTTGGGGGCCTCTGGCCGGTGCGGCCATCTTTATTTATATCCAGGATTACATCAGTACGATGACGGAACATTGGGAGATTTATCTCGGGCTTGTGGTCATTTTTCTTGTCTTGTTTCTGCCGACCGGATTTGCCGGCCTGACTGATCATCTTAGACAAATGAGAAAGGAGTAA
- a CDS encoding alpha-amylase family glycosyl hydrolase: MPEYSSGHEALCKEFTRECVELAMLTTPAVRVEGELVGALRRELAPHLSADIEGALWFSGLVGAYGVNGLVLQTDVRRVLGESLTRDPRAEAAWQIIYECHKSISPALLSEEIIAWHGMNVAYLEHTIVAPAGNRQPEDTRQSLDEHRQKLDDELHKVLATLKDKGRTNGLGQWARRAVPSFPKAALTLTPTWAFNLALSSRGEKTVPIPGQPPLDLFERGYSGLFDGVRMRQVAVRRSGAELALGPLSEIPGFFIQVPDTDPCMVRIEWSDSSGTGVETLQIAGNQTRRISVGYGSVRIHTLDGAVYDPDSNAELDSTPPEDFFGAWPTREGTYFRVWAPNAERVIVATFPGESHEELRHLGDGAWHGYTADTKIGQEYKLLLSTQKHEAWHVDPYARKLNNNQNGIICDRRPRVEDEFRLSPHEQLVLYELHIGSFNRRTPDAIGTFHTAAQRLSYLVDLGVNAVLLMPVHTRPSGDSWGFDPSHIFAVTEEFGGPEALRQFILKAHAHGIGVLLQLCLSHAGPETLLWNFDAQQDDEQDNGCYFFPSTDPRSKGPWGPTYNISREEVKRYLRDNVMMWFEEYGLDGIHWDTVSFSVTSSYYHESPPHDTESFKLIAEINQEVRRRWPDALITGEAPGGNDWPIESIVLTAMWSYSFVHNVRNVLIQPEDPQRDIRTVQNELMQVSTNNPFERVLYIESHNDTRNRLPEQIDKGHADSYYARKRSLLGTTLLLTAPGIPMLFHGQEMLESRPFDPAKWHFDWNQTNSGYVQAFRDLIHLRTDSDGPTGGLSSTQYETLHENHDAKVLAYSRSDQILIVLNFGNVHYKSYWLPFPIHGHWQLVFSGDNKKYDPQFKNRHADVVETTAYKAWEIAGEISLAPYSGVIYVFDQDSWAKDDSIYK, from the coding sequence ATGCCTGAGTATTCTTCAGGGCATGAAGCCCTGTGTAAGGAATTTACACGCGAGTGCGTGGAGCTTGCCATGCTCACCACCCCTGCCGTCCGCGTGGAAGGGGAGCTTGTAGGGGCGCTCCGTCGCGAGTTGGCGCCACACCTGTCCGCCGACATCGAGGGCGCCCTGTGGTTCTCCGGTTTGGTAGGGGCCTATGGCGTCAATGGCCTCGTGCTTCAGACAGATGTCCGCCGGGTGCTCGGCGAATCCCTCACCCGCGACCCCCGTGCCGAGGCCGCATGGCAGATCATTTATGAATGCCACAAATCCATATCTCCCGCCCTCTTGTCTGAAGAGATCATCGCCTGGCATGGAATGAATGTGGCGTATTTAGAACACACCATTGTCGCACCAGCGGGCAACCGGCAACCAGAAGATACACGTCAAAGCTTGGACGAACACAGACAAAAATTGGATGACGAACTTCACAAGGTGCTCGCTACATTAAAGGACAAAGGCCGTACCAATGGGCTGGGCCAATGGGCGCGACGGGCGGTACCGTCATTTCCAAAGGCCGCTTTGACACTGACACCGACCTGGGCGTTCAACCTGGCTTTGAGTTCCCGGGGCGAAAAAACCGTTCCCATCCCTGGGCAACCGCCTCTTGACCTGTTCGAACGCGGTTACTCAGGATTGTTCGACGGGGTACGGATGCGACAAGTGGCAGTTAGACGGTCCGGGGCGGAGTTGGCGTTGGGTCCGCTATCCGAGATTCCGGGTTTTTTCATCCAAGTACCGGACACAGACCCCTGCATGGTGAGAATCGAATGGTCAGATTCAAGCGGGACCGGAGTTGAGACGCTTCAAATCGCCGGCAATCAGACCCGGCGCATTTCGGTGGGGTACGGATCGGTCAGAATTCATACCCTTGATGGGGCGGTGTACGATCCCGACAGTAACGCCGAGCTGGACAGCACGCCTCCCGAAGATTTCTTTGGCGCGTGGCCAACCAGGGAGGGGACCTACTTCCGCGTGTGGGCGCCGAACGCCGAACGAGTCATAGTGGCCACGTTTCCAGGAGAGTCCCACGAAGAGTTGCGCCACCTCGGGGACGGCGCGTGGCATGGATATACAGCAGATACAAAAATCGGACAGGAATACAAGCTCTTACTCTCCACCCAAAAACACGAGGCTTGGCACGTTGATCCCTACGCACGGAAGCTCAATAATAACCAAAACGGCATCATCTGTGATCGTCGACCACGAGTCGAGGATGAATTCAGGCTTTCTCCGCATGAGCAGCTGGTACTCTATGAATTACACATCGGCTCGTTTAATAGAAGAACCCCAGACGCCATAGGCACATTCCACACGGCCGCCCAACGGCTCTCTTACCTGGTTGATTTAGGCGTTAACGCCGTTTTGTTGATGCCTGTTCATACCCGCCCCTCCGGCGATTCCTGGGGGTTCGATCCGTCCCACATCTTCGCTGTGACAGAGGAGTTTGGCGGTCCTGAAGCGCTCAGGCAATTCATTTTAAAGGCTCACGCCCACGGGATCGGCGTATTACTTCAACTGTGTCTGTCCCACGCCGGTCCTGAAACTCTCTTGTGGAATTTTGATGCTCAGCAAGATGATGAGCAAGACAACGGATGCTATTTCTTTCCCTCTACAGACCCACGCTCTAAGGGGCCTTGGGGACCAACCTACAACATCAGTAGAGAAGAGGTCAAAAGATATTTACGCGACAATGTCATGATGTGGTTCGAGGAATACGGCCTTGATGGTATCCACTGGGATACGGTCAGTTTTAGTGTGACATCGAGCTATTACCACGAATCTCCCCCCCATGATACAGAATCGTTTAAGCTCATCGCAGAAATTAATCAGGAGGTCCGACGCAGATGGCCCGATGCATTGATCACTGGAGAGGCTCCTGGTGGAAACGATTGGCCAATCGAGAGCATTGTACTAACTGCTATGTGGTCCTATTCCTTTGTCCATAATGTTCGCAATGTTCTAATACAACCAGAAGATCCGCAGCGAGACATCCGAACCGTACAAAACGAGCTCATGCAAGTCTCTACAAACAACCCTTTTGAAAGGGTGCTTTACATCGAGTCCCACAACGACACCAGAAACAGACTCCCGGAACAAATCGACAAGGGGCATGCAGACAGCTACTACGCGCGAAAACGATCCCTGCTCGGAACGACGCTGTTATTGACCGCTCCGGGAATTCCCATGCTGTTTCACGGACAGGAGATGTTGGAAAGCCGCCCCTTTGATCCTGCAAAATGGCACTTCGATTGGAACCAGACCAACTCCGGTTACGTGCAAGCCTTCCGCGACCTCATCCACCTCCGAACGGACAGCGATGGACCGACCGGCGGACTCTCGAGCACCCAATACGAAACGCTACATGAAAACCACGACGCAAAGGTCCTTGCCTACAGCCGAAGCGATCAAATTTTGATTGTACTCAACTTTGGAAACGTTCACTACAAGTCCTATTGGTTGCCTTTTCCGATTCATGGCCATTGGCAGCTGGTCTTTAGTGGTGACAACAAAAAGTATGATCCTCAATTTAAAAACCGGCATGCCGATGTGGTCGAAACGACCGCTTATAAAGCGTGGGAGATCGCAGGGGAAATCAGTTTGGCGCCATATTCAGGAGTTATCTATGTGTTCGACCAGGATTCGTGGGCGAAAGATGATTCTATCTATAAATAA
- a CDS encoding ABC transporter ATP-binding protein — protein MEKRHKILEIEEMQTYYGDSHVIQGLSMHVYEQEAVSIIGRNGAGKTTTLRSIMGLTPPRSGNIFIDGRQTTRWQTHKVSRLGVAYVPAERHIFPGLSVEENLRLAARPGSGKNAWTFEKVYDHFPVLAERSHQDGATMSGGQQQMLAIGRALISNPRIIIMDEPSQGLSPLLVQTITDVVLKFCVQSGITLLIVEQNYQMALKVASRHYLMDTRGEIVNNLTTRELEDNPEIVQSHLSV, from the coding sequence TTGGAAAAGCGGCATAAGATCCTTGAAATTGAAGAAATGCAGACCTATTACGGAGACAGCCACGTTATCCAGGGGCTATCCATGCACGTGTACGAGCAGGAAGCCGTTTCAATTATCGGGCGTAACGGTGCCGGGAAAACCACAACCTTAAGATCCATCATGGGCCTGACCCCGCCCCGGTCCGGCAACATCTTTATTGACGGCCGGCAAACCACCCGATGGCAGACCCACAAAGTTTCCCGGCTGGGGGTGGCCTATGTGCCTGCGGAACGCCACATTTTCCCTGGATTAAGTGTTGAGGAAAACCTGCGACTGGCAGCCCGGCCGGGCAGCGGTAAAAATGCCTGGACATTTGAAAAAGTATACGACCATTTCCCGGTGCTGGCCGAAAGATCCCATCAGGACGGCGCCACCATGAGCGGTGGTCAGCAGCAGATGCTGGCCATCGGCAGGGCCCTGATCAGCAATCCCCGGATCATTATCATGGATGAGCCCTCACAGGGTCTGTCACCGCTTTTGGTTCAGACCATTACGGATGTGGTGTTAAAATTTTGCGTCCAATCGGGCATCACACTATTAATTGTCGAACAAAACTACCAAATGGCGCTTAAGGTCGCAAGCCGCCACTATCTGATGGATACCCGGGGGGAAATTGTCAATAATCTGACGACCCGGGAGCTTGAGGATAATCCTGAAATCGTTCAATCCCATTTATCGGTGTAA